A single window of Nasonia vitripennis strain AsymCx chromosome 4, Nvit_psr_1.1, whole genome shotgun sequence DNA harbors:
- the LOC100123244 gene encoding xanthine dehydrogenase isoform X3, whose protein sequence is MSKLKNHEEKLCALGNACCKKAFTSEPTALFDSKEFTPYDSSQEPIFPPSLQLSSNLDDEYLIISGKEVTWYRPTQLKKLLILKNQYPNAKIIVGNTEVGVEVKIKHLMYPVLIQSTAIKELKIIEEMNDGIKIGASVTLVEMESALRHQISTKHESRTRIFGSIVKMLHWFAGHQIRNVAAVGGNIMTGSPISDLNPIFLAVGIKLNLCSLNNGHRSVIMDNTFFLGYRRNIVAPDEVLLSIEVPFNTPNQYFVSYKQSKRRDDDITIVNMAMNVFFKPNTNIVQKINLTFGGMAPITVLAKKTCESLVGKNWDESILEAVTNNLVAELTLPGNAPGGMILYRRSLTLSLFFKGFISIWKKLHKDIPNIAPVLKELESASDGFHYLPPKSSQYYQMVSKDQSSIDLIGRPLIHASAFKQASGEAIYCDDIPRITGELYLALVLSTRAHARITGIDNSKAVALDGVVAYFDAKDIPEHRRFVGPIIKDEEVFVSEKVTCHGQVIAAIVAVDQVTAQKAARMVKIDYEELQPVLLTIEDAIEAKSFLEKDGRSITKGNVDEAFTNVDHILEGEIRMGGQEHFYLETQCSIAIPKEEHEMEIIASTQDLAEMQRLIAHVLDIPINRVTVRTKRLGGGFGGKESRSMLAALPVAFAAHSLQKPVRCMLDRDEDMMITGTRHPFLFKYKVGFSNEGLIKVLEVYVYANVGCSWDLSGPAISRTMAHIENAYRIPAIRVIGYLCKTNLPSNTAFRGFGGPQGMFCAETIIRHIADYLDRDVVQLSEINLYKEGDITHYNQKLENCTMQRCWIECLAFSNYEQRLAAVQKFNSENRYKKKGITVIPTKFGIAFETLFLNQGGALVHIYTDGSVLLTHGGIEMGQGVHTKMIQVASRILKVHPDKILITETATDKVPNATATAASTGSDLNGMAIMDACNKIMKRIKYIIDANPEGTWESWIEKAYFDRVSLSATGFYRTPDIGYDFATNSGTLYDYFTYGVACSEVIIDSLTGDHQVLRTDIVMDLGESLNPAIDIGQVEGGFIQGYGLFTMEEMIYSPTGIVYSRGPGVYKIPGFADIPQEFNVSLLKGSSNPRAVYSSKAIGEPPLFLSSSIFFAIKNAIKAARKDMNLHGYFRFDSPATAARIRMACTDDFTKKIGDGDGKKPWNITP, encoded by the exons ATGTCAAAGCTCAAAAATCATGAGGAAAAATTATGTGCCTTAGGAAATGCTTGTTGTAAAAAGGCTTTCACATCAGAACCAACCGCTTTATTTGATTCTAAGGAATTCACACCGTACGATTCTTCACAAGAACCTATTTTTCCGCCAAGTTTACAG tTATCGTCGAACTTAGATGATGAGTATTTAATAATCAGTGGAAAAGAAGTTACTTGGTATAGACCAACGCAATTAAAGAAGCtgcttattttaaaaaatcaatatccaaatgcaaaaataataGTAGGCAACACAGAAGTAG GTGTGGAAGTGAAAATCAAACACCTAATGTATCCAGTTCTAATTCAATCAACtgcaataaaagaattaaaaatcattgaaGAAATGAATGATGGAATTAAAATAGGAGCTAGTGTCACGTTAGTGGAGATGGAATCTGCCCTTCGGCATCAAATTAGTACTAAACATG aaTCCAGAACAAGAATATTTGGAAGCATCGTTAAAATGTTACATTGGTTTGCTGGTCATCAAATAAGAAATGTTGCC GCAGTAGGAGGGAACATCATGACAGGAAGTCCAATTTCGGATTTGAATCCAATTTTTTTGGCTGTCggtattaaattaaatttgtgtAGTCTTAACAACGGCCATAGATCTGTTATCATggataatacattttttcttggTTACCGACGCAACATCGTTGCTCCGGATGAAGTATTATTATCCATTGAAGTACCTTTTAACACGCCG aatcAGTATTTTGTTTCATATAAACAATCCAAACGGCGTGATGACGATATTACAATAGTTAACATGGCTatgaatgtattttttaaacctAATACTAACATTGTTCAGAAAATAAATCTAACTTTTGGCGGCATGGCTCCTATTACTGTATTGGCAAAAAAAACTTGTGAATCTTTGGTGGGAAA gAATTGGGATGAAAGTATTTTAGAGGCTGTAACCAACAATTTAGTTGCGGAATTGACTCTTCCCGGGAATGCACCAGGTGGGATGATACTGTATCGACGTTCATTAACTTTGAG tttatttttcaaaggttTCATAAGCATATGGAAAAAATTACACAAAGACATCCCAAACATAGCACCAGTATTAAAAGAATTGGAATCTGCTTCTGATGGTTTTCATTACTTACCTCCTAAGAGTTCTCAATATTACCAAATG GTTTCCAAAGATCAGTCATCGATTGATTTGATTGGAAGGCCTCTAATACACGCCAGTGCATTTAAACAAGCAAGTGGAGAAGCAATCTATTGTGATGATATCCCTCGAATAACGGGCGAACTTTATTTAGCTCTCGTGTTATCAACAAGGGCTCATGCCAGGATAACAGGGATCGATAATTCTAAAGCTGTTGCTTTAGATGGCGTAGTGGCCTATTTTGATGCAAAAGATATTCCGGAGCATCGCCGATTCGTCGGTCCCATTATAAAAGATGAAGAAGTTTTTGTTTCGGAAAAA GTAACATGTCATGGCCAAGTGATTGCAGCAATAGTAGCTGTTGATCAAGTGACAGCTCAAAAAGCAGCTAGGATGGTTAAAATTGATTACGAAGAACTGCAACCTGTACTTTTGACGATTGAG GATGctattgaggcaaaatcattTCTCGAAAAAGATGGAAGAAGTATCACCAAAGGGAACGTCGACGAAGCGTTTACCAATGTAGATCACATACTCGAGGGAGAAATAAGAATGGGAGGTCAAGAGCATTTTTATTTGGAAACTCAGTGCTCCATTGCTATACCAAAAGAAGAACATGAAATGGAAATCATAGCATCAACACAAGATCTTGCAGAAATGCAACGACTCATTGCTCATGTTCTTGACATTCCAATTAACAGAGTTACAGTACGTACTAAGAGATTAGGTGGTGGCTTTGGTGGTAAAGAATCGCGCAGTATGCTTGCTGCACTGCCAGTTGCGTTTGCTGCGCACAG CTTACAAAAACCTGTGCGATGTATGCTAGATAGAGATGAGGACATGATGATCACTGGAACCAGGCATCCATTTTTGTTCAAATACAAAGTGGGATTTTCTAATGAAGGATTAATAAAAGTCCTCGAAGTATATGTTTACGCTAATGTTGGTTGTTCGTGGGATTTATCAGGCCCA GCTATATCACGTACAATGGCCCATATAGAAAACGCTTATAGGATACCAGCTATCAGAGTCATCGGGTACTTATGCAAAACCAATTTGCCTTCAAATACAGCCTTTCGTGGTTTTGGAGGACCTCAAGGAATGTTTTGCGCTGAAACTATAATACGACACATTGCGGATTATCTTGATCGAGATGTTGTGCAG CTTtctgaaataaatttatacaaaGAAGGCGACATCACACATTATAACCAAAAACTAGAAAATTGCACGATGCAACGGTGTTGGATTGAATGTCTTGCATTCTCAAACTATGAACAAAGATTAGCAGctgtacaaaaatttaatag tgaaaacagatataaaaaaaaaggaataaccGTGATTCCCACAAAATTCGGCATAGCATTTGAGACGCTGTTTCTTAATCAAGGTGGTGCGCTTGTTCATATTTATACTGACGGATCCGTTCTTTTAACGCATGGAGGCATAGAAATGGGGCAAGGAGTACACACTAAAATGATTCAA GTTGCTAGTAGAATTTTGAAAGTACATCCTGACAAAATTCTTATCACAGAGACAGCTACAGACAAAGTTCCAAATGCGACTGCTACAGCCGCAAGTACTGGGTCTGATTTAAATGGAATGGCTATTATG GATGCAtgcaataaaataatgaaacgaaTCAAATATATAATAGATGCTAATCCCGAAGGCACTTGGGAAAGTTGGATAGAAAAAGCTTATTTCGACCGAGTAAGTCTTTCTGCAACTGGATTTTACAGAACGCCCGATATAGGATACGATTTTGCAACAAACTCGGGCACtttatatgattattttaCATACGGGGTAGCATGTTCTGAAGTAATCATTGATAGTCTTACCGGAGACCACCAG GTCTTAAGAACTGATATCGTTATGGATTTGGGAGAAAGTTTAAATCCTGCGATCGATATCGGACAAGTGGAAGGAGGATTTATTCAAGGTTATGGACTTTTTACAATGGAAGAGATGATTTACTCGCCAACTGGAATAGTTTATAGTCGAGGTCCAGGAGTTTATAAAATCCCTGGTTTTGCAGATATACCACAAGAGTTCAACGTTTCATTGTTAAAGGGTTCATCCAATCCAAGAGCAGTATATTCATCGAAG GCCATAGGCGAACCACCGCTATTTTTATCTTCGTCAATTttctttgcaataaaaaatgcGATCAAAGCTGCTCGCAAAGATATGAACTTGCATGGGTATTTTAGATTCGATTCGCCAGCGACTGCCGCTCGCATCCGAATGGCTTGCACTGatgattttacaaaaaag ATTGGAGATGGTGATGGAAAAAAACCTTGGAATATAACCCCCTAA